From Corvus cornix cornix isolate S_Up_H32 chromosome 6, ASM73873v5, whole genome shotgun sequence, one genomic window encodes:
- the LOC104695064 gene encoding microsomal triglyceride transfer protein-like isoform X1: MLLAVFFPSFPPFLPAFGKPQLISKPSVAAGGNLQPLSFQPRTLYQYRYTLHVQLDHTSTPSPWGARLQAEALIHLHRLWRDQGREELLQVQIHNLKAQHQPEEERNQDSSRGPPVEIALSQEAQAEFQQPVFISWNSGKVKAFYGNEAENILISNLKRGIISLFQLQPHAGTTVEEDASGSCQVTYTVSNRSITKTKDLLSCSTPKSGFTSTNKIFGVEWQPSSTSQYVVKGNLLQSVLAEESHVVAPALRSRSGIKISSRQQLQLVSPAMPGPAEVSGQSLEDVLAGTDARPQPLVMTSLPFRRVCTHCPSLRAFLKAFDRQRVKIDTSRVATAWQFQRFIQMLRSAEKRDVLQLLRRAPEEMRPFLVEAAVAAQSVASLAALSDFLDFSKEPKSLVEKFLYTAAFSPRPSGELLHLILDKLDEKQLSPETWETGVVAVGSLVGKLCQQKLCGLQVVERGVETILRGLRGAEEEPKVVIYLLALGNAMLPETIPTLLDHAEDGPTAVTAAATSALQRFPVPHISSKVKRVMRRIFHQKRQSYDKTCRLAAAEILLDNHPLPMDVINILLATSEMETEMATFLLLKVQNSLRDHHHLARNIMKDIMGDPRINNYNFFSKVGTSSSFSGPLTVTQDLISTFGLDLLFLEGGFLRKSVSDFSLLSHGQRLRAAQVTFEAQGMESMMGENLSEGEEEPELMAGMSATFFDVQLRPIIFFQGYTDLMAKVLLSSGEPTSVVKGNLLLMDHHQVIPLQSGLQVTVKLQGSLGLDISADMDVSIWEQELKTSANARGSLTMDFQAELDSPFLQATLRSQTEVETSIHFNTMLRFSSSPVLMCLQLREEQVPYREIFTVSQSAGSQSSTSRKGRHGTVPGREFALHQTNSKVCNLLLTAEKE; the protein is encoded by the exons ATGCTTCTGgcagttttttttcccagctttcctccCTTCTTGCCGGCCTTTGGCAAACCTCAGCTGATTTCCAAACCCTCCGTTGCTGCTGGGG GGAATTTGCAGCCACTCTCTTTCCAGCCCAGGACCCTGTATCAGTACCGGTACACGCTGCATGTCCAGCTGGACCACACGTCCACACCATCCCCGTGGGGAGCCCGGCTGCAGGCTGAGGCATTGATCCATCTGCACCGGCTCTGGAGGGACCaaggcagggaagagctgctccaggtgcag ATCCACAACCTGAAGGCCCAACACCAGCCAGAAGAGGAGAGGaaccaggacagcagcagaggtCCCCCTGTAGAGATTGCACTGAGCCAGGAGGCACAGGCAGAGTTCCAGCAGCCAGTGTTCATCTCCTGGAACAGTGGGAAG GTCAAAGCTTTCTATGGGAATGAAGCGGAAAACATCCTGATCTCCAACCTGAAACGAGGCATCATCAGTCTGTTCCAGCTTCAGCCCCATGCTGGCACCACAGTGGAG GAAGACGCCTCTGGAAGCTGCCAAGTCACCTACACTGTGTCCAACCGTTCCATCACCAAGACCAAAGATCTTCTCAGCTGCTCAACGCCAAAGTCTGGATTCACCTCCACAAACAAA atTTTTGGAGTTGAGTGGCAGCCCTCCAGCACAAGCCAGTATGTGGTGAAAGGCAACCTCCTCCAGTCGGTCCTGGCAGAGGAAAGCCACGTGGTGGCTCCAGCCCTGAGATCCCGCTCTGGCATCAAAATCAGTTCAAG gcagcagctccagctggtgTCTCCTGCAATGCCTGGGCCAGCAGAAGTGTCTGGACAAAGCCTTGAGGATGTGCTGGCTGGCACAGATGCACGGCCCCAGCCCCTGGTCATGACCAGCCTGCCCTTCAGGAGAGTCTGCACCCACTGCCCATCG CTGAGAGCCTTCCTGAAGGCTTTTGACAGACAGAGAGTCAAAATAGACACCTCGAGGGTGGCGACAGCCTGGCAGTTCCAGAGGTTCATCCAGATGCTGCGCAGCGCCGAGAAGAGGGatgtcctgcagctgctgaggagagcACCTGAGGAGATGCG ccccttcctcGTGGAGGCAGCGGTGGCCGCACAGTCAGTGGCTTCCTTGGCAGCGCTCTCAGACTTCCTGGATTTCAGCAAGGAGCCCAAGTCCCTCGTGGAGAAGTTTCTCTACACAGCAGCTTTCTCTCCCCGGCCTTCTGGAGAGCTTCTCCATCTCATCTTA GACAAGCTGGATGAGAAGCAGCTGTCGCCTGAGACCTGGGAGACAGGGGTAGTTGCTGTGGGCTCTCTGGTGGgcaagctgtgccagcagaagctctgtgggctgcag GTAGTGGAGCGTGGGGTGGAAACCATCCTCAGGGGGCTCAGAGGTGCCGAGGAGGAGCCCAAGGTGGTCATTTACCTGCTGGCCCTGGGGAATGCGATGCTCCCCGAGACCATCCCCACTCTCCTGGACCATGCCGAGGATGGTCCCACTGCTGTCACTGCCGCGgccacctctgccctgcagcGATTCCCTGTTCCCCACATCTCCAGCAAG GTGAAGCGAGTGATGAGGAGGATTTTCCACCAGAAGAGGCAGAGTTATGACAAAACCTGTCGCCTAGCCGCTGCAGAAATCCTCCTGGATAACCACCCCTTGCCCATGGATGTCATCAACATCTTGCTGGCCACCAGCGAGATGGAGACAGAGATGGCCACGTTCCTGCTGCTGAAAGTCCAGAACAGCCTGCGTGACCACCACCACCTGGCaag gaACATAATGAAAGACATCATGGGAGACCCGCGGATAAATAATTACAATTTCTTCTCTAAAGTCGGCACCTCCTCGTCTTTCTCAGGACCTCTGACAG TCACCCAGGACCTGATTTCCACTTTTGGGCTGGATCTACTGTTTTTGGAGGGTGGATTCCTGAGGAAGAGCGTCTCCGActtctccctgctcagccacGGCCAGCGGCTTCGTGCAGCTCAG GTCACCTTTGAAGCACAAGGGATGGAGTCAATGATGGGAGAAAACCTCTcggaaggggaagaggagccAGAGCTCATGGCTGGGATGTCGGCCACCTTCTTTGATGTCCAGTTGCGGCCAATCATCTTCTTCCAGGGCTACACAGATCTAATGGCCaaggtgctgctgagcagcGGAGAGCCCACCAGTGTGGTCAAAGGGAACCTCCTGCTGATGGACCATCACCAG GTCATTCCTCTGCAGTCTGGCCTCCAAGTGACTGTCAAACTCCAGGGCAGCCTGGGGCTGGATATTTCAGCTGACATGGATGTGAGCATTTGGGAGCAGGAACTGAAAACCAGCGCCAATGCGAG GGGAAGCCTCACTATGGATTTCCAGGCAGAACTAGATTCCCCTTTCCTCCAAGCCACCCTGCGGAGCCAGACAGAGGTGGAGACCTCTATCCACTTCAACACCATGCTGAGGTTTTCCAGCAGCCCCGTGCTCATGTGCCTGCAGCTGAGAGAGGAACAGGTCCCGTACAG AGAAATCTTCACAGTTTCCCAGTCTGCTgggagccagagcagcacctCTCGGAAAGGCCGGCATGGCACCGTGCCTGGGAGGGAATTTGCCTTGCACCAAACCAATTCCAAGGTCTGCAACCTCctgctgacagcagaaaaagaataa
- the LOC104695064 gene encoding microsomal triglyceride transfer protein-like isoform X3, whose product MEVARCRKWRRSMTAYLQHFHLSTGNLQPLSFQPRTLYQYRYTLHVQLDHTSTPSPWGARLQAEALIHLHRLWRDQGREELLQVQIHNLKAQHQPEEERNQDSSRGPPVEIALSQEAQAEFQQPVFISWNSGKVKAFYGNEAENILISNLKRGIISLFQLQPHAGTTVEEDASGSCQVTYTVSNRSITKTKDLLSCSTPKSGFTSTNKIFGVEWQPSSTSQYVVKGNLLQSVLAEESHVVAPALRSRSGIKISSRQQLQLVSPAMPGPAEVSGQSLEDVLAGTDARPQPLVMTSLPFRRVCTHCPSLRAFLKAFDRQRVKIDTSRVATAWQFQRFIQMLRSAEKRDVLQLLRRAPEEMRPFLVEAAVAAQSVASLAALSDFLDFSKEPKSLVEKFLYTAAFSPRPSGELLHLILDKLDEKQLSPETWETGVVAVGSLVGKLCQQKLCGLQVVERGVETILRGLRGAEEEPKVVIYLLALGNAMLPETIPTLLDHAEDGPTAVTAAATSALQRFPVPHISSKVKRVMRRIFHQKRQSYDKTCRLAAAEILLDNHPLPMDVINILLATSEMETEMATFLLLKVQNSLRDHHHLARNIMKDIMGDPRINNYNFFSKVGTSSSFSGPLTVTQDLISTFGLDLLFLEGGFLRKSVSDFSLLSHGQRLRAAQVTFEAQGMESMMGENLSEGEEEPELMAGMSATFFDVQLRPIIFFQGYTDLMAKVLLSSGEPTSVVKGNLLLMDHHQVIPLQSGLQVTVKLQGSLGLDISADMDVSIWEQELKTSANARGSLTMDFQAELDSPFLQATLRSQTEVETSIHFNTMLRFSSSPVLMCLQLREEQVPYREIFTVSQSAGSQSSTSRKGRHGTVPGREFALHQTNSKVCNLLLTAEKE is encoded by the exons ATGGAAGTTGCCAGGTGCAGGAAGTGGAGGAGATCCATGACTGCTTACCTTCAACATTTCCATCTTTCCACAGGGAATTTGCAGCCACTCTCTTTCCAGCCCAGGACCCTGTATCAGTACCGGTACACGCTGCATGTCCAGCTGGACCACACGTCCACACCATCCCCGTGGGGAGCCCGGCTGCAGGCTGAGGCATTGATCCATCTGCACCGGCTCTGGAGGGACCaaggcagggaagagctgctccaggtgcag ATCCACAACCTGAAGGCCCAACACCAGCCAGAAGAGGAGAGGaaccaggacagcagcagaggtCCCCCTGTAGAGATTGCACTGAGCCAGGAGGCACAGGCAGAGTTCCAGCAGCCAGTGTTCATCTCCTGGAACAGTGGGAAG GTCAAAGCTTTCTATGGGAATGAAGCGGAAAACATCCTGATCTCCAACCTGAAACGAGGCATCATCAGTCTGTTCCAGCTTCAGCCCCATGCTGGCACCACAGTGGAG GAAGACGCCTCTGGAAGCTGCCAAGTCACCTACACTGTGTCCAACCGTTCCATCACCAAGACCAAAGATCTTCTCAGCTGCTCAACGCCAAAGTCTGGATTCACCTCCACAAACAAA atTTTTGGAGTTGAGTGGCAGCCCTCCAGCACAAGCCAGTATGTGGTGAAAGGCAACCTCCTCCAGTCGGTCCTGGCAGAGGAAAGCCACGTGGTGGCTCCAGCCCTGAGATCCCGCTCTGGCATCAAAATCAGTTCAAG gcagcagctccagctggtgTCTCCTGCAATGCCTGGGCCAGCAGAAGTGTCTGGACAAAGCCTTGAGGATGTGCTGGCTGGCACAGATGCACGGCCCCAGCCCCTGGTCATGACCAGCCTGCCCTTCAGGAGAGTCTGCACCCACTGCCCATCG CTGAGAGCCTTCCTGAAGGCTTTTGACAGACAGAGAGTCAAAATAGACACCTCGAGGGTGGCGACAGCCTGGCAGTTCCAGAGGTTCATCCAGATGCTGCGCAGCGCCGAGAAGAGGGatgtcctgcagctgctgaggagagcACCTGAGGAGATGCG ccccttcctcGTGGAGGCAGCGGTGGCCGCACAGTCAGTGGCTTCCTTGGCAGCGCTCTCAGACTTCCTGGATTTCAGCAAGGAGCCCAAGTCCCTCGTGGAGAAGTTTCTCTACACAGCAGCTTTCTCTCCCCGGCCTTCTGGAGAGCTTCTCCATCTCATCTTA GACAAGCTGGATGAGAAGCAGCTGTCGCCTGAGACCTGGGAGACAGGGGTAGTTGCTGTGGGCTCTCTGGTGGgcaagctgtgccagcagaagctctgtgggctgcag GTAGTGGAGCGTGGGGTGGAAACCATCCTCAGGGGGCTCAGAGGTGCCGAGGAGGAGCCCAAGGTGGTCATTTACCTGCTGGCCCTGGGGAATGCGATGCTCCCCGAGACCATCCCCACTCTCCTGGACCATGCCGAGGATGGTCCCACTGCTGTCACTGCCGCGgccacctctgccctgcagcGATTCCCTGTTCCCCACATCTCCAGCAAG GTGAAGCGAGTGATGAGGAGGATTTTCCACCAGAAGAGGCAGAGTTATGACAAAACCTGTCGCCTAGCCGCTGCAGAAATCCTCCTGGATAACCACCCCTTGCCCATGGATGTCATCAACATCTTGCTGGCCACCAGCGAGATGGAGACAGAGATGGCCACGTTCCTGCTGCTGAAAGTCCAGAACAGCCTGCGTGACCACCACCACCTGGCaag gaACATAATGAAAGACATCATGGGAGACCCGCGGATAAATAATTACAATTTCTTCTCTAAAGTCGGCACCTCCTCGTCTTTCTCAGGACCTCTGACAG TCACCCAGGACCTGATTTCCACTTTTGGGCTGGATCTACTGTTTTTGGAGGGTGGATTCCTGAGGAAGAGCGTCTCCGActtctccctgctcagccacGGCCAGCGGCTTCGTGCAGCTCAG GTCACCTTTGAAGCACAAGGGATGGAGTCAATGATGGGAGAAAACCTCTcggaaggggaagaggagccAGAGCTCATGGCTGGGATGTCGGCCACCTTCTTTGATGTCCAGTTGCGGCCAATCATCTTCTTCCAGGGCTACACAGATCTAATGGCCaaggtgctgctgagcagcGGAGAGCCCACCAGTGTGGTCAAAGGGAACCTCCTGCTGATGGACCATCACCAG GTCATTCCTCTGCAGTCTGGCCTCCAAGTGACTGTCAAACTCCAGGGCAGCCTGGGGCTGGATATTTCAGCTGACATGGATGTGAGCATTTGGGAGCAGGAACTGAAAACCAGCGCCAATGCGAG GGGAAGCCTCACTATGGATTTCCAGGCAGAACTAGATTCCCCTTTCCTCCAAGCCACCCTGCGGAGCCAGACAGAGGTGGAGACCTCTATCCACTTCAACACCATGCTGAGGTTTTCCAGCAGCCCCGTGCTCATGTGCCTGCAGCTGAGAGAGGAACAGGTCCCGTACAG AGAAATCTTCACAGTTTCCCAGTCTGCTgggagccagagcagcacctCTCGGAAAGGCCGGCATGGCACCGTGCCTGGGAGGGAATTTGCCTTGCACCAAACCAATTCCAAGGTCTGCAACCTCctgctgacagcagaaaaagaataa
- the LOC104695064 gene encoding microsomal triglyceride transfer protein-like isoform X2 yields the protein MLLAVFFPSFPPFLPAFGKPQLISKPSVAAGGNLQPLSFQPRTLYQYRYTLHVQLDHTSTPSPWGARLQAEALIHLHRLWRDQGREELLQVQIHNLKAQHQPEEERNQDSSRGPPVEIALSQEAQAEFQQPVFISWNSGKVKAFYGNEAENILISNLKRGIISLFQLQPHAGTTVEEDASGSCQVTYTVSNRSITKTKDLLSCSTPKSGFTSTNKIFGVEWQPSSTSQYVVKGNLLQSVLAEESHVVAPALRSRSGIKISSRQQLQLVSPAMPGPAEVSGQSLEDVLAGTDARPQPLVMTSLPFRRVCTHCPSLRAFLKAFDRQRVKIDTSRVATAWQFQRFIQMLRSAEKRDVLQLLRRAPEEMRPFLVEAAVAAQSVASLAALSDFLDFSKEPKSLVEKFLYTAAFSPRPSGELLHLILDKLDEKQLSPETWETGVVAVGSLVGKLCQQKLCGLQVVERGVETILRGLRGAEEEPKVVIYLLALGNAMLPETIPTLLDHAEDGPTAVTAAATSALQRFPVPHISSKVKRVMRRIFHQKRQSYDKTCRLAAAEILLDNHPLPMDVINILLATSEMETEMATFLLLKVQNSLRDHHHLARNIMKDIMGDPRINNYNFFSKVGTSSSFSGPLTVTQDLISTFGLDLLFLEGGFLRKSVSDFSLLSHGQRLRAAQVTFEAQGMESMMGENLSEGEEEPELMAGMSATFFDVQLRPIIFFQGYTDLMAKVLLSSGEPTSVVKGNLLLMDHHQVIPLQSGLQVTVKLQGSLGLDISADMDVSIWEQELKTSANARGSLTMDFQAELDSPFLQATLRSQTEVETSIHFNTMLRFSSSPVLMCLQLREEQVPYREIFTVSQSAGSQSSTSRKGRHGTVPGREFALHQTNSKVCNLLLTAEKE from the exons ATGCTTCTGgcagttttttttcccagctttcctccCTTCTTGCCGGCCTTTGGCAAACCTCAGCTGATTTCCAAACCCTCCGTTGCTGCTGGGG GGAATTTGCAGCCACTCTCTTTCCAGCCCAGGACCCTGTATCAGTACCGGTACACGCTGCATGTCCAGCTGGACCACACGTCCACACCATCCCCGTGGGGAGCCCGGCTGCAGGCTGAGGCATTGATCCATCTGCACCGGCTCTGGAGGGACCaaggcagggaagagctgctccaggtgcag ATCCACAACCTGAAGGCCCAACACCAGCCAGAAGAGGAGAGGaaccaggacagcagcagaggtCCCCCTGTAGAGATTGCACTGAGCCAGGAGGCACAGGCAGAGTTCCAGCAGCCAGTGTTCATCTCCTGGAACAGTGGGAAG GTCAAAGCTTTCTATGGGAATGAAGCGGAAAACATCCTGATCTCCAACCTGAAACGAGGCATCATCAGTCTGTTCCAGCTTCAGCCCCATGCTGGCACCACAGTGGAG GAAGACGCCTCTGGAAGCTGCCAAGTCACCTACACTGTGTCCAACCGTTCCATCACCAAGACCAAAGATCTTCTCAGCTGCTCAACGCCAAAGTCTGGATTCACCTCCACAAACAAA atTTTTGGAGTTGAGTGGCAGCCCTCCAGCACAAGCCAGTATGTGGTGAAAGGCAACCTCCTCCAGTCGGTCCTGGCAGAGGAAAGCCACGTGGTGGCTCCAGCCCTGAGATCCCGCTCTGGCATCAAAATCAGTTCAAG gcagcagctccagctggtgTCTCCTGCAATGCCTGGGCCAGCAGAAGTGTCTGGACAAAGCCTTGAGGATGTGCTGGCTGGCACAGATGCACGGCCCCAGCCCCTGGTCATGACCAGCCTGCCCTTCAGGAGAGTCTGCACCCACTGCCCATCG CTGAGAGCCTTCCTGAAGGCTTTTGACAGACAGAGAGTCAAAATAGACACCTCGAGGGTGGCGACAGCCTGGCAGTTCCAGAGGTTCATCCAGATGCTGCGCAGCGCCGAGAAGAGGGatgtcctgcagctgctgaggagagcACCTGAGGAGATGCG ccccttcctcGTGGAGGCAGCGGTGGCCGCACAGTCAGTGGCTTCCTTGGCAGCGCTCTCAGACTTCCTGGATTTCAGCAAGGAGCCCAAGTCCCTCGTGGAGAAGTTTCTCTACACAGCAGCTTTCTCTCCCCGGCCTTCTGGAGAGCTTCTCCATCTCATCTTA GACAAGCTGGATGAGAAGCAGCTGTCGCCTGAGACCTGGGAGACAGGGGTAGTTGCTGTGGGCTCTCTGGTGGgcaagctgtgccagcagaagctctgtgggctgcaggtgg TGGAGCGTGGGGTGGAAACCATCCTCAGGGGGCTCAGAGGTGCCGAGGAGGAGCCCAAGGTGGTCATTTACCTGCTGGCCCTGGGGAATGCGATGCTCCCCGAGACCATCCCCACTCTCCTGGACCATGCCGAGGATGGTCCCACTGCTGTCACTGCCGCGgccacctctgccctgcagcGATTCCCTGTTCCCCACATCTCCAGCAAG GTGAAGCGAGTGATGAGGAGGATTTTCCACCAGAAGAGGCAGAGTTATGACAAAACCTGTCGCCTAGCCGCTGCAGAAATCCTCCTGGATAACCACCCCTTGCCCATGGATGTCATCAACATCTTGCTGGCCACCAGCGAGATGGAGACAGAGATGGCCACGTTCCTGCTGCTGAAAGTCCAGAACAGCCTGCGTGACCACCACCACCTGGCaag gaACATAATGAAAGACATCATGGGAGACCCGCGGATAAATAATTACAATTTCTTCTCTAAAGTCGGCACCTCCTCGTCTTTCTCAGGACCTCTGACAG TCACCCAGGACCTGATTTCCACTTTTGGGCTGGATCTACTGTTTTTGGAGGGTGGATTCCTGAGGAAGAGCGTCTCCGActtctccctgctcagccacGGCCAGCGGCTTCGTGCAGCTCAG GTCACCTTTGAAGCACAAGGGATGGAGTCAATGATGGGAGAAAACCTCTcggaaggggaagaggagccAGAGCTCATGGCTGGGATGTCGGCCACCTTCTTTGATGTCCAGTTGCGGCCAATCATCTTCTTCCAGGGCTACACAGATCTAATGGCCaaggtgctgctgagcagcGGAGAGCCCACCAGTGTGGTCAAAGGGAACCTCCTGCTGATGGACCATCACCAG GTCATTCCTCTGCAGTCTGGCCTCCAAGTGACTGTCAAACTCCAGGGCAGCCTGGGGCTGGATATTTCAGCTGACATGGATGTGAGCATTTGGGAGCAGGAACTGAAAACCAGCGCCAATGCGAG GGGAAGCCTCACTATGGATTTCCAGGCAGAACTAGATTCCCCTTTCCTCCAAGCCACCCTGCGGAGCCAGACAGAGGTGGAGACCTCTATCCACTTCAACACCATGCTGAGGTTTTCCAGCAGCCCCGTGCTCATGTGCCTGCAGCTGAGAGAGGAACAGGTCCCGTACAG AGAAATCTTCACAGTTTCCCAGTCTGCTgggagccagagcagcacctCTCGGAAAGGCCGGCATGGCACCGTGCCTGGGAGGGAATTTGCCTTGCACCAAACCAATTCCAAGGTCTGCAACCTCctgctgacagcagaaaaagaataa
- the LOC104695064 gene encoding microsomal triglyceride transfer protein-like isoform X4 yields the protein MNPQAFWGSFCLLCFSFLRSAKGNLQPLSFQPRTLYQYRYTLHVQLDHTSTPSPWGARLQAEALIHLHRLWRDQGREELLQVQIHNLKAQHQPEEERNQDSSRGPPVEIALSQEAQAEFQQPVFISWNSGKVKAFYGNEAENILISNLKRGIISLFQLQPHAGTTVEEDASGSCQVTYTVSNRSITKTKDLLSCSTPKSGFTSTNKIFGVEWQPSSTSQYVVKGNLLQSVLAEESHVVAPALRSRSGIKISSRQQLQLVSPAMPGPAEVSGQSLEDVLAGTDARPQPLVMTSLPFRRVCTHCPSLRAFLKAFDRQRVKIDTSRVATAWQFQRFIQMLRSAEKRDVLQLLRRAPEEMRPFLVEAAVAAQSVASLAALSDFLDFSKEPKSLVEKFLYTAAFSPRPSGELLHLILDKLDEKQLSPETWETGVVAVGSLVGKLCQQKLCGLQVVERGVETILRGLRGAEEEPKVVIYLLALGNAMLPETIPTLLDHAEDGPTAVTAAATSALQRFPVPHISSKVKRVMRRIFHQKRQSYDKTCRLAAAEILLDNHPLPMDVINILLATSEMETEMATFLLLKVQNSLRDHHHLARNIMKDIMGDPRINNYNFFSKVGTSSSFSGPLTVTQDLISTFGLDLLFLEGGFLRKSVSDFSLLSHGQRLRAAQVTFEAQGMESMMGENLSEGEEEPELMAGMSATFFDVQLRPIIFFQGYTDLMAKVLLSSGEPTSVVKGNLLLMDHHQVIPLQSGLQVTVKLQGSLGLDISADMDVSIWEQELKTSANARGSLTMDFQAELDSPFLQATLRSQTEVETSIHFNTMLRFSSSPVLMCLQLREEQVPYREIFTVSQSAGSQSSTSRKGRHGTVPGREFALHQTNSKVCNLLLTAEKE from the exons ATGAATCCACAGGCATTTTGGGGATCCttttgcctgctttgcttttccttcctgagatCAGCAAAAG GGAATTTGCAGCCACTCTCTTTCCAGCCCAGGACCCTGTATCAGTACCGGTACACGCTGCATGTCCAGCTGGACCACACGTCCACACCATCCCCGTGGGGAGCCCGGCTGCAGGCTGAGGCATTGATCCATCTGCACCGGCTCTGGAGGGACCaaggcagggaagagctgctccaggtgcag ATCCACAACCTGAAGGCCCAACACCAGCCAGAAGAGGAGAGGaaccaggacagcagcagaggtCCCCCTGTAGAGATTGCACTGAGCCAGGAGGCACAGGCAGAGTTCCAGCAGCCAGTGTTCATCTCCTGGAACAGTGGGAAG GTCAAAGCTTTCTATGGGAATGAAGCGGAAAACATCCTGATCTCCAACCTGAAACGAGGCATCATCAGTCTGTTCCAGCTTCAGCCCCATGCTGGCACCACAGTGGAG GAAGACGCCTCTGGAAGCTGCCAAGTCACCTACACTGTGTCCAACCGTTCCATCACCAAGACCAAAGATCTTCTCAGCTGCTCAACGCCAAAGTCTGGATTCACCTCCACAAACAAA atTTTTGGAGTTGAGTGGCAGCCCTCCAGCACAAGCCAGTATGTGGTGAAAGGCAACCTCCTCCAGTCGGTCCTGGCAGAGGAAAGCCACGTGGTGGCTCCAGCCCTGAGATCCCGCTCTGGCATCAAAATCAGTTCAAG gcagcagctccagctggtgTCTCCTGCAATGCCTGGGCCAGCAGAAGTGTCTGGACAAAGCCTTGAGGATGTGCTGGCTGGCACAGATGCACGGCCCCAGCCCCTGGTCATGACCAGCCTGCCCTTCAGGAGAGTCTGCACCCACTGCCCATCG CTGAGAGCCTTCCTGAAGGCTTTTGACAGACAGAGAGTCAAAATAGACACCTCGAGGGTGGCGACAGCCTGGCAGTTCCAGAGGTTCATCCAGATGCTGCGCAGCGCCGAGAAGAGGGatgtcctgcagctgctgaggagagcACCTGAGGAGATGCG ccccttcctcGTGGAGGCAGCGGTGGCCGCACAGTCAGTGGCTTCCTTGGCAGCGCTCTCAGACTTCCTGGATTTCAGCAAGGAGCCCAAGTCCCTCGTGGAGAAGTTTCTCTACACAGCAGCTTTCTCTCCCCGGCCTTCTGGAGAGCTTCTCCATCTCATCTTA GACAAGCTGGATGAGAAGCAGCTGTCGCCTGAGACCTGGGAGACAGGGGTAGTTGCTGTGGGCTCTCTGGTGGgcaagctgtgccagcagaagctctgtgggctgcag GTAGTGGAGCGTGGGGTGGAAACCATCCTCAGGGGGCTCAGAGGTGCCGAGGAGGAGCCCAAGGTGGTCATTTACCTGCTGGCCCTGGGGAATGCGATGCTCCCCGAGACCATCCCCACTCTCCTGGACCATGCCGAGGATGGTCCCACTGCTGTCACTGCCGCGgccacctctgccctgcagcGATTCCCTGTTCCCCACATCTCCAGCAAG GTGAAGCGAGTGATGAGGAGGATTTTCCACCAGAAGAGGCAGAGTTATGACAAAACCTGTCGCCTAGCCGCTGCAGAAATCCTCCTGGATAACCACCCCTTGCCCATGGATGTCATCAACATCTTGCTGGCCACCAGCGAGATGGAGACAGAGATGGCCACGTTCCTGCTGCTGAAAGTCCAGAACAGCCTGCGTGACCACCACCACCTGGCaag gaACATAATGAAAGACATCATGGGAGACCCGCGGATAAATAATTACAATTTCTTCTCTAAAGTCGGCACCTCCTCGTCTTTCTCAGGACCTCTGACAG TCACCCAGGACCTGATTTCCACTTTTGGGCTGGATCTACTGTTTTTGGAGGGTGGATTCCTGAGGAAGAGCGTCTCCGActtctccctgctcagccacGGCCAGCGGCTTCGTGCAGCTCAG GTCACCTTTGAAGCACAAGGGATGGAGTCAATGATGGGAGAAAACCTCTcggaaggggaagaggagccAGAGCTCATGGCTGGGATGTCGGCCACCTTCTTTGATGTCCAGTTGCGGCCAATCATCTTCTTCCAGGGCTACACAGATCTAATGGCCaaggtgctgctgagcagcGGAGAGCCCACCAGTGTGGTCAAAGGGAACCTCCTGCTGATGGACCATCACCAG GTCATTCCTCTGCAGTCTGGCCTCCAAGTGACTGTCAAACTCCAGGGCAGCCTGGGGCTGGATATTTCAGCTGACATGGATGTGAGCATTTGGGAGCAGGAACTGAAAACCAGCGCCAATGCGAG GGGAAGCCTCACTATGGATTTCCAGGCAGAACTAGATTCCCCTTTCCTCCAAGCCACCCTGCGGAGCCAGACAGAGGTGGAGACCTCTATCCACTTCAACACCATGCTGAGGTTTTCCAGCAGCCCCGTGCTCATGTGCCTGCAGCTGAGAGAGGAACAGGTCCCGTACAG AGAAATCTTCACAGTTTCCCAGTCTGCTgggagccagagcagcacctCTCGGAAAGGCCGGCATGGCACCGTGCCTGGGAGGGAATTTGCCTTGCACCAAACCAATTCCAAGGTCTGCAACCTCctgctgacagcagaaaaagaataa